The following coding sequences are from one Macaca nemestrina isolate mMacNem1 chromosome 1, mMacNem.hap1, whole genome shotgun sequence window:
- the LOC105494672 gene encoding polyhomeotic-like protein 2 isoform X4 — MKGAEERDSMPHLESSISLNCQNGQRGPHRGAYAQLQPHQLLPQPSSKHLQPPFVIQQQPQPQQQQPPPQPSRPGLQAQPHPQLASISPSVALQPSSEAHAMPLGPVTPALPLQCPTANLHKPGGSQQCHPPTPDAGPQNGHPEGVPHTPQRRFQHTSAVILQLQPASPVPQQCVPDDWKEAAPGEKSVPETRSGPSPHQQAIVTAMPGGLPVPKSPNIQSSPAHETGQGIVHALTDLSSPGMTSGNGNSASSIAGTAPQNGENKPPQAIVKPQILTHVIEGFVIQEGAEPFPVGRSSLLVGNLKKKYAQGFLPEKLPQQDHTTTTDSEMEEPYLQESKEEGAPLKLKCELCGRVDFAYKFKRSKRFCSMACAKRYNVGCTKRVGLFHSDRSKLQKAGAATHNRRRASKASLPPLTKDTKKQPTGTVPLSVTAALQLTHSQEDSSRCSDNSSYEEPLSPISASSSTSRRRQGQRDLELPDMHMRDLVGMGHHFLPSEPTKWNVEDVYEFIRSLPGCQEIAEEFRAQEIDGQALLLLKEDHLMSAMNIKLGPALKIYARISMLKDS, encoded by the exons ATGAAGGGTGCGGAGGAGAGAGACAGCATGCCACACTTAGAATCCAGTATTTCTCTGAACTGCCAGAATGGCCAAAGAGGGCCTCACAGAGGAG CTTATGCTCAGCTGCAGCCACACCAGCTCCTCCCACAGCCATCCTCAAAGCACCTGCAGCCCCCATTTGTGATccagcagcagccacagccacAACAGCAGCAGCCACCGCCCCAGCCATCACGGCCTGGGCTCCAAGCTCAGCCCCACCCTCAGCTCGCCTCCATCTCTCCAAGCGTGGCCCTCCAGCCCAGCTCAGAGGCCCATGCCATGCCACTAGGCCCGGTTACACCCGCCCTGCCGCTCCAGTGTCCCACTGCCAACCTGCACAAGCCTGGCGGCAGTCAGCAGTGTCACCCTCCCACGCCTGATGCTGGGCCTCAGAATGGACATCCCGAGGGCGTGCCCCACACCCCTCAACGCAGGTTCCAGCACACTTCAGCCGTCATCTTACAACTGCAGCCTGCTTCACCAGTG CCCCAGCAGTGTGTTCCTGATGACTGGAAAGAAGCGGCACCAGGGGAGAAGAGTGTGCCTGAGACTCGGTCTGGCCCATCACCACATCAGCAGGCTATTGTCACTGCCATGCCTGGTGGCCTGCCTGTACCCAAGAGCCCTAACATCCAGTCGTCCCCAGCTCACG AGACAGGGCAGGGCATTGTTCATGCACTGACCGACCTCAGCAGCCCCGGCATGACCTCAGGGAACGGAAACTCTGCCTCCAGCATCGCCGGCACTGCCCCCCAGAATGGTGAGAATAAACCACCACAGGCCATTGTGAAACCCCAAATCCTGACGCATGTTATCGAAGGGTTTGTGATCCAGGAGGGGGCGGAGCCTTTCCCG GTGGGACGCTCGTCCCTGCTGGTGGGGAATCTCAAGAAGAAGTATGCACAGGGGTTCCTGCCTGAGAAACTTCCACAGCAGGATCACACCACCACCACTGACTCGGAGATGGAGGAGCCCTATCTGCAAG AATCCAAAGAGGAGGGTGCTCCCCTCAAACTCAAGTGTGAGCTCTGTGGCCGGGTGGACTTTGCCTATAAGTTCAAGCGTTCCAAGCGCTTCTGTTCCATGGCTTGTGCGAAGAG GTACAACGTGGGATGCACCAAACGGGTGGGACTTTTCCACTCAGACCGGAGCAAGCTGCAGAAGGCAGGAGCTGCGACCCACAACCGCCGTCGGGCCAGCAAAGCCAGTCTGCCACCACTTACTAAGGATACCAAGAAGCAG CCAACAGGCACTGTGCCCCTTTCGGTTACTGCTGCTTTGCAGCTGACACACAGCCAGGAAGACTCCAGCCGTTGCTCAGATAACTCAAGCTATGAGGAACCCTTGTCACCCATCTCAGCTAGCTCATCTACTTCCCGCCGGCGACAAGGCCAGCGGGACCTGGAGCTCCCGGACATGCACATGCGGGACCTGGTGGGCATGGGACACCACTTCCTACCAAGTGAGCCCACCAAGTGGAACGTAGAAGACGTCTACGAATTCATCCGCTCTCTGCCAG